The genomic DNA ATTCAACAGCGCCAAAGTCACAAGGCCGGTCACTCCATTCGCGTGCGTCTCATAGAGCCCAGCTGGCCAGCTTCCATCATTATTTTGCTGGTCAATCAGATACCGTTGCCCCCGCTCGATAGCATTGAGAACTTGCTCTCGCAACTTATCATCATCTTGAGCAGCGTCCTGCGCAAAGCAAGCTGAGCCCAGCACGGTGCATATCATGCAGCTCAACAATGTGATGAATGTCCATTTCATCTTGTGTACCACCACTGATCCAGAGGATGTGGTCCTCAGAGCATTTACATTGATTGCCTTGCCCGTAAAGATCACTTTCATAACTTTATTGACGACTTGCTACGAAGCAGATCGTGTAGACCGATCTCGGACTTGCACGATGAATGACTCTATCGACTCTTCATTCAGGGACTGAGTTGTTTTTGAATTTGGGCTTCCAGTTCCGTAATGAGAGGGTCGAACTGTGCGATCTCAACCGCATTCTGGCCTTGTTCATGTTTTCGAAAACCAAGCAAGTACGTGAAATTCTGCGGTCGCCAGCGATGAAAGAAAAGTTCATTTTTTCTGCGAATCAATTCTTTCAATTCTGGATTGTCCTTTTGAGAGACGGTCCCACCGAGTTGTTGCGTTAAAACTTTTGCCGTTTCAGCATATCCGCTTCGCGACAGGTGCAAACCGTTCTCAGTCCAGAGCGTTCCCTCAGCTTTGTTACGTTGAGCATCGCGGAAATCGATAAACAATTCGCCAGATTCCGCAGAGATTTCCCGAACCTTCTCGGCATACAGGTTCAAGTTTTTATTCGCGGTCTCGACACGTTCGTTCACCCCTTCTGCTAATTTGGGGAACGAAGCGGCTTCCATGAGGATCGGCGACAGATGAATCAATCGTGCATTGGTCTTGAGCAGATCTTTGCGAAGTTGCTGGTACTGCGCAACGAATTCGTCAACGCCCTC from Thalassoglobus polymorphus includes the following:
- a CDS encoding GDSL-type esterase/lipase family protein codes for the protein MRWFSIIALTSIFFTITADVSSADDFQLKDGDRVIFLGNTLIERAQEYSEWESQLSQAANGKKIIFRNLGWSGDTVWAESRGLFDPPAAGYKRTQELIQELKPTVIVIGYGTVESFRGAEGVDEFVAQYQQLRKDLLKTNARLIHLSPILMEAASFPKLAEGVNERVETANKNLNLYAEKVREISAESGELFIDFRDAQRNKAEGTLWTENGLHLSRSGYAETAKVLTQQLGGTVSQKDNPELKELIRRKNELFFHRWRPQNFTYLLGFRKHEQGQNAVEIAQFDPLITELEAQIQKQLSP